The DNA segment CAAGCTCAAGGCGAGCAACTTCGACGAGCACGGTAACTTCTGCTTTGGAATAGACGAGCACATCAACATACCGGGCGTCGAGTACGATCCGGAGATAGGCATCTTCGGTATGGACGTCTGCGTTACCCTTGAGAGGCCCGGCTTCAGGGTCGCCAAGAGGAAGAGGCAGAGGAAGAAGATACCGAACAGGCATAAGCTGACCAAGGAGGAAGGTATCGTCTTCGCTATGGAGGAGTTTAAGGTTGCCGTGGAGGGATTGTGAGATGGCGAAGGCTGACTACAACAAGAGGAAGCCCAGAAAGTTTGGGAAGGGTGCGAGGAGATGCGTCCGCTGCGGACAGTACGGCCCGATAATCAGGATACACGGTCTGATGCTCTGCAGGCACTGCTTTAGAGAGATAGCCCCCAAGCTGGGCTTTAAGAAGTACGAGTGAGGTGAGAGGAGATGACTTTGCTTGACCCGCTGGCAAACGCGCTTTCGCATATAACCAACAGCGAGAGGGTCGGAAAGAAGGAGGTCTACCTCAAGCCGGCCTCCAAGCTCATTGGAGAGGTTCTCAGGGTTATGCAGGAGAACGGCTACATAGGTGAGTTTGAGTTCATCGACGACGGAAGGGCCGGTATCTACAGGGTGCAGCTCATAGGGAAGATCAACAAGGCTGGAGCAATAAAGCCGAGGTTCCCCGTTAAGGCTAGGGAGTACGAGGCCTGGGAGAAGAGGTTCCTTCCGGCCTTCGAGTTCGGTATCCTCATAGTCTCGACCTCCCAGGGCGTCATGACCCACAAAGAGGCCATCGAGAAGGGAATCGGCGGAAGGCTGATAGCCTACGTATACTGAGGTGAGAGAGATGCCGATAGACGCGTGGGTAAGGGAAGAGGTTGAGATTCCTGAGGGCGTTGAGGTCACCGTTGAGAACAACGTCGTCAAGGTCAGGGGCCCAAAGGGAGAGGTTAAGAGGGAGCTCAGGTATCCGGGCGTTCAGATATTCACCGAGGACGGTAAGGTCGTCGTCTTCAAGGAGTTCCCGAGAAAGAGGGACATAGCCATGGCCAGAACCTTCAAGGCCCACATAGCCAACATGATCAGGGGGGTCACCGAGGGCTTCACCTACAAACTAAAGGTTGTCTACAGCCACTTCCCCATGACCGTCAAGGTTCAGGGTGACGAGGTCGTCATCGAGAACTTCCTCGGTGAGAAGAACCCGAGGAGGGCCAAGATACTTCCTGGAGTCACCGTCAAGGTTCACGGTCAGGAGGTCATCGTCGAGGGCATAGACAAAGAGGCCGTTGGCCAGACCGCTGCCAACATCGAGCAGGCCACAAGGATAACCAAGTGGGACAGGCGCGTCTTCCAGGATGGGATTTACATCGTTGAGAAGGCTGGTAAGCCTATAAAGTTCTGAGGTGTGAGAAATGAACGAGAAGGCGAGACTCCTTAGGATAAGGGCCAGGATCAAGAGGAAGAAGCCCCGCTTCCTTAGGCAGGAGTGGTGGCGCTATCCGAAGTTCAAGAACGACCCGAAGTGGCGCAGGCCGAAGGGAATCGACAGCAAAATGAGGCTCAAGAAGAAGGGTAAGGCCAGGTCACCGAGCATAGGCTGGAGCTCACCGAGGCTCGTCCGTGGGCTTCACCCGAGCGGCTACGAGGAAGTCCTCGTCCACAACGTCAAGGAGCTCGAAGCGATAGACCCGACCAGGCAGGCCGCCAGGATAGCCAGGACCGTCGGTGCCAGGAAGAGGGAGCTTATACTTGCCAGGGCGAAGGAGCTCGGTGTGAAGGTTCTTAACGCGAGGTGAGACTCATGCTCAAGATGCAGAGAAGGATTGCCGCTGATTTGTTGAAGTGCGGTGAGAACAGGGTCTGGATTGACCCGGAGAGGATTGATGACGTTGCAACCGCCATCACCAGGGAGGACATCAGGAGGCTTATCAACGACGGCGTCATCAAGAAGAAGCCCGTTAAGGGCCAGAGCAGGGCCCGCGCCAGGGCCTATCAGGAGGCCAGGAAAAAGGGCCGCCACAGGGGTCCGGGAAGCAGGAAGGGCAAGAAGACCGCCAGGATGGGCAAGAAGGAGCGCTGGATGATGACCATAAGGGCCCTCAGGAAGGAGCTCAGGAAGCTCAAGGCCGAAGGAAAGATAGACGAACACACCTACAGGAGGCTCTACATCAGGGCCAAGGGCGGTCAGTTCAAGAACAAGAGGCAGCTCTACATGTTCATGCAGGAGCACGGTATCTTGAAGGAGTGAGGTGAGAGAGATGGCACACGGACCGAGGTATAGGGTTCCGTTCAGGAGGAGGAGAGAAGGTAAGACTAACTATCACAAGAGGCTTGCCCTCCTCAAGTCTGGAAAGCCCAGGCTTGTTGTGAGGAAGACCCTCAACCACCACATAGCCCAGATAGTCCTTTATGACCCGAAGGGTGACAGGACAGTTGTCTCAGCTCACACCAGGGAGCTCATGAGGGACTTTGGCTGGAAGGGACACGGAGGCAACACGCCTTCAGCTTACCTGCTCGGTCTCCTCATAGGCTACAAGGCCAGGAAGGCTGGCATCGAGGAGGCCATCCTTGACATAGGCCTCCACCCGCCGACCAGGGGTTCGAGCATATTCGCAGTCCTCAAGGGTGCCGTTGATGCTGGACTCAACGTCCCGCACAGCGAGGAGATTTACCCGGAGGATTACAGGATAAGCGGCGAGCACATAGCCAACTACGCCAAGGCTCTCAAGGAGGAGGACGAGGAGCGCTATAGGAAACAGTTCTCGGGATACCTCGTCAAAGGTCTTGAGCCGGAGAAGCTCCCCGAGCACTTTGAGGAGGTCAAGGCGAGGATAATCGAGAAGTTTGAGGAGGCGAGAGAATGAGCGACCCAAGGGAGATCGCCCAGAGGGTTTTGGAGGAGTGGGAGCCGAGGACCAAGCTCGGCCAGCTCGTCAAAGAGGGCCAGATAACTGACATTCACGAGATATTCCGGAAGGGATACCAGATCAAGGAGCCGGAGATAGTCGATGTGCTCCTTCCGGAGGTCAACCTGAGGGAGAACCAGGAGGTTCTCGATATAGCCCTCACGGTCAGGATGACTGACAGCGGCAGGCGCATAAGGTTCCGTGTTCTCGCCGCTGTGGGCAACAGGGACGGCTACGTTGGCCTTGGAATCGGCCACGGCAAGGAGGTCGGAATAGCCATCCGGAAGGCCATCAACTACGCCAAGATGAACATCATCGAGATCAAGCGCGGCTGTGGAAGCTGGGAGTGCAGGTGCAGGAGGCCCCACTC comes from the Thermococcus thioreducens genome and includes:
- a CDS encoding 50S ribosomal protein L6, whose amino-acid sequence is MPIDAWVREEVEIPEGVEVTVENNVVKVRGPKGEVKRELRYPGVQIFTEDGKVVVFKEFPRKRDIAMARTFKAHIANMIRGVTEGFTYKLKVVYSHFPMTVKVQGDEVVIENFLGEKNPRRAKILPGVTVKVHGQEVIVEGIDKEAVGQTAANIEQATRITKWDRRVFQDGIYIVEKAGKPIKF
- a CDS encoding 50S ribosomal protein L19e; translated protein: MLKMQRRIAADLLKCGENRVWIDPERIDDVATAITREDIRRLINDGVIKKKPVKGQSRARARAYQEARKKGRHRGPGSRKGKKTARMGKKERWMMTIRALRKELRKLKAEGKIDEHTYRRLYIRAKGGQFKNKRQLYMFMQEHGILKE
- a CDS encoding 50S ribosomal protein L18; this encodes MAHGPRYRVPFRRRREGKTNYHKRLALLKSGKPRLVVRKTLNHHIAQIVLYDPKGDRTVVSAHTRELMRDFGWKGHGGNTPSAYLLGLLIGYKARKAGIEEAILDIGLHPPTRGSSIFAVLKGAVDAGLNVPHSEEIYPEDYRISGEHIANYAKALKEEDEERYRKQFSGYLVKGLEPEKLPEHFEEVKARIIEKFEEARE
- the rpsE gene encoding 30S ribosomal protein S5 translates to MSDPREIAQRVLEEWEPRTKLGQLVKEGQITDIHEIFRKGYQIKEPEIVDVLLPEVNLRENQEVLDIALTVRMTDSGRRIRFRVLAAVGNRDGYVGLGIGHGKEVGIAIRKAINYAKMNIIEIKRGCGSWECRCRRPHSIPFAVEGKEGSVRVKLMPGPRGLGLVIGDVGKKILSLAGVQDVWSQSLGETRTTVNFAKAVFNALYNTNRVAVQPGMEEKYGIIVGREMSANFQVE
- a CDS encoding 30S ribosomal protein S8, with the protein product MTLLDPLANALSHITNSERVGKKEVYLKPASKLIGEVLRVMQENGYIGEFEFIDDGRAGIYRVQLIGKINKAGAIKPRFPVKAREYEAWEKRFLPAFEFGILIVSTSQGVMTHKEAIEKGIGGRLIAYVY
- a CDS encoding 30S ribosomal protein S14, with translation MAKADYNKRKPRKFGKGARRCVRCGQYGPIIRIHGLMLCRHCFREIAPKLGFKKYE
- a CDS encoding 50S ribosomal protein L32e — its product is MNEKARLLRIRARIKRKKPRFLRQEWWRYPKFKNDPKWRRPKGIDSKMRLKKKGKARSPSIGWSSPRLVRGLHPSGYEEVLVHNVKELEAIDPTRQAARIARTVGARKRELILARAKELGVKVLNAR